A region of the Hyalangium ruber genome:
GCGTGGGGCAGTGCAGGTGCGCCACGGTGGCCGGGTGCGAGACCCAAACCGAGTGCTGCAGGATGGCCTCGCGGACATCCTTCATCACCGCCTCGAGCCCCCTGCCCTCCTCCGGGCACGGGTCCATCGCCGTAATGGCCTTGCGGACCACCTCGGGGCTCGCGCCGCTGTAGGGCTTCTTCTGCCACGCCGCGCTCCCCTCCAGCGCCTTGAGCGCGGTGGAGATCGCCGCCTGGAAGGAGGCCTGGCTCTTCTCCGACGGGCAGACGAAGAGCCGCTCGAGCAGATCCGGCCCGAGCTCCTCCTGGGGGACGGGTTTCCTGGCCACCGCGGTCGTCATGACGGCGACGCCTCGCTGGTGCCCAGGGCCTGCTCCGCCGCGGCCACGGCCTCGCCGACGATCTCCCCGACGCGATCCACCTCGGCCGCGGTGATGATGAGCGGCGGCAGGAAGCGGATGACGCTGCCATGGCGCCCGCCCAGCTCCAGGATGAGGCCCCGGCGCAGGCACTCGGCCTGGATGCGGCGAGCCATGGACGTGTGCGCCGGGTAGCTGCCCATCGCGTTGGCGCGGCGCGAGCTGTCCACCACCTCGACACCCACCATCAGGCCGCGGCCACGCACCTGGCCGATGCAGCGCGACTTCTTCTGGACGGCCTCCAGGCGCTCCCGGAGACGCGCGCCCATCCGCTCCGCGTGCTCCACGAGGTGGTTCTCGCGGATGAAGCGCAGGGTCGCCGTGCCCGCCGCCATGGCGAGCTGGTTGCCACGGAAGGTGCCGGCATGCGCGCCCGGTCCCCAGCGGTCCAGGGAGGAGCGGTACACCACGACTGACAGCGGCAGGCTGCCGCCAATGGCCTTGGACAGCACCAGCACGTCCGGGAGGATTCCGGACTCCTGGAAGGCATAGAGCCAGCCGGTCCGGCCGAAGCCCGTCTGGACCTCGTCGATGATGAGGGGGATGTCGCGCTCTTGGGTGATGCGGCGCACCTCGCGCAGCCACTGCGCCGGAGCCGGGATGCAGCCGCCCTCGCCCTGGACGACCTCGAGGATCATCGCCGCGGGAGGGAGGATGCCGCTCTCGGGATCATCGAGCAGGTGCTCGATGTAGTGGCTGCTGAGCTGGTGCCCCTCCTCGCCGCCGCGCCCGAACGGGCAGCGGTAGTCATACGGGAAGGGCAGGAAGTGCACCTCCGGCATCAGCCCGCCGACCTCACGCTTCGGGCCCAGGTTGCCCATGAGCGCCAGCGCGCCATGCGTCATGCCGTGGTAGGCCCCATGGAAGGCCATGACGCCGGTGCGCCCGGTGGCCGTCTTCACCAGCTTGAGGGCCGCCTCGATGGCGTCCGCGCCAGAGGGGCCGCAGAACTGGATGCGGCAGTCCTTGGCGAACTCCTCGGGCAGGCTCGCCAGCAGCTCCCCCATGAACTCGTCCTTGGTGGGGGTGATGAGATCCAGCGTGTGCAGGGGCCGGCGGTGGGCCAGCATGTCCTGCAGCGCCTCGATGACCACCGGGTGGTTGTGCCCCAGGGCCAGCGTGCCCGCGCCCGCGAGGCAGTCGATGTACGTGCGCC
Encoded here:
- a CDS encoding aspartate aminotransferase family protein translates to MREQAVSQAGKQKDGGGSVPSLPYDEPAPLSAPYLERQTQRESNARSYPRKLPLALVEAQGVYVKDADGRTYIDCLAGAGTLALGHNHPVVIEALQDMLAHRRPLHTLDLITPTKDEFMGELLASLPEEFAKDCRIQFCGPSGADAIEAALKLVKTATGRTGVMAFHGAYHGMTHGALALMGNLGPKREVGGLMPEVHFLPFPYDYRCPFGRGGEEGHQLSSHYIEHLLDDPESGILPPAAMILEVVQGEGGCIPAPAQWLREVRRITQERDIPLIIDEVQTGFGRTGWLYAFQESGILPDVLVLSKAIGGSLPLSVVVYRSSLDRWGPGAHAGTFRGNQLAMAAGTATLRFIRENHLVEHAERMGARLRERLEAVQKKSRCIGQVRGRGLMVGVEVVDSSRRANAMGSYPAHTSMARRIQAECLRRGLILELGGRHGSVIRFLPPLIITAAEVDRVGEIVGEAVAAAEQALGTSEASPS